One stretch of Alphaproteobacteria bacterium DNA includes these proteins:
- a CDS encoding amino acid ABC transporter substrate-binding protein — MKTWKILVVAATAALLAGTASAGTLDDIKARGHVLCGVGTGLPGFESPNDKGEWSGLDVDVCRALAAGIFGDPQKVKFSTSTAKTRFPQLQSGEIDLLSRTTTWTFDRDVKLGFEFTGVNYYDGQGFMVRKDLGVKNGLGLDGASVCVVTGTTTELNLGDYFRSNNMKYTPVVYEKPDEVRPAYEAGRCDVWTTDSSGLAAQKSTLAKPDAHMILPTIISKEPLGPVVRHGDNQWGDVVRWSLNVMIIAEEIGVTSKNVDQLKGSSKNPEIKRLLGVEGEYGARLGLPNDWAYNIIKMVGNYGESYARNVGTNTPLGLPRGLNQLWTKGGILYAPPFR; from the coding sequence ATGAAAACATGGAAAATTCTCGTTGTCGCCGCCACGGCGGCTTTGCTCGCGGGCACCGCTTCGGCCGGCACGCTGGACGACATCAAGGCGAGGGGGCATGTGCTGTGCGGCGTCGGCACCGGTCTGCCCGGCTTCGAGTCGCCCAACGACAAGGGCGAATGGTCCGGTCTGGACGTTGACGTTTGCCGGGCCCTGGCGGCCGGCATCTTCGGCGACCCGCAAAAGGTAAAATTCTCCACCAGCACCGCCAAGACCCGTTTCCCGCAGCTCCAGTCGGGCGAGATCGACCTTTTGTCGCGGACCACGACCTGGACCTTCGATCGTGACGTCAAGCTCGGCTTCGAGTTCACCGGCGTCAACTACTATGACGGTCAGGGTTTCATGGTGCGCAAGGACCTTGGGGTCAAGAACGGCTTGGGCCTGGACGGCGCCAGCGTCTGCGTGGTCACGGGAACCACCACCGAGCTCAACCTGGGCGACTACTTCCGCTCCAACAACATGAAATACACGCCGGTGGTGTACGAGAAGCCCGACGAAGTACGGCCGGCCTACGAGGCGGGACGCTGCGACGTCTGGACCACGGACTCCTCGGGCCTGGCGGCGCAGAAGTCGACCCTGGCCAAACCAGACGCGCACATGATTCTGCCGACCATCATCTCCAAGGAGCCCCTGGGCCCGGTGGTGCGTCACGGCGACAACCAATGGGGCGACGTGGTGCGCTGGAGCCTCAACGTCATGATCATCGCCGAGGAGATTGGCGTTACATCGAAGAACGTCGACCAGCTCAAGGGGTCTTCGAAGAACCCCGAGATCAAGCGCCTGCTCGGCGTCGAGGGCGAATACGGCGCGCGTCTCGGCCTGCCCAACGATTGGGCCTACAACATCATCAAGATGGTGGGCAACTACGGCGAATCCTACGCCCGCAACGTCGGCACCAACACCCCGCTCGGCCTGCCGCGCGGACTCAATCAGTTGTGGACCAAGGGCGGCATCCTGTACGCCCCGCCGTTCCGGTAG
- a CDS encoding amino acid ABC transporter ATP-binding protein, protein MADATELATNRAQMTVSDEVMIQIVGMNKWYGEFHVLKNIDLTVNKGERIVICGPSGSGKSTLIRCINRLEEHQKGQVIVEGTELTNDVKKVDEIRREVGMVFQHFNLFPHLTVLDNLALAPIWVRKLPKEEAEAAARKYLERVKIPEQAEKYPGQLSGGQQQRVAIARSLCMNPKIMLFDEPTSALDPEMIKEVLDVMVDLAESGMTMIVVTHEMGFAKTVANRVIFMDGGEIIEQNEPDEFFNNPQSDRTKIFLSQILQH, encoded by the coding sequence ATGGCTGACGCGACGGAACTGGCGACAAACCGCGCGCAAATGACCGTCTCCGACGAGGTCATGATCCAGATCGTCGGCATGAACAAGTGGTACGGCGAATTCCATGTGCTGAAGAATATCGATCTGACCGTCAACAAGGGCGAGCGGATCGTTATCTGCGGTCCGTCCGGCTCCGGCAAATCGACCTTGATCCGTTGCATCAACCGGTTGGAGGAGCATCAAAAGGGGCAGGTCATCGTCGAGGGCACCGAGCTGACCAACGACGTCAAGAAAGTCGACGAGATCCGCCGCGAGGTCGGCATGGTGTTCCAGCACTTCAACCTCTTTCCCCACCTGACCGTGCTCGATAACCTCGCCCTGGCGCCCATCTGGGTGCGCAAGCTGCCCAAGGAGGAGGCCGAGGCAGCCGCTCGCAAGTATCTCGAGCGCGTCAAGATCCCGGAACAGGCGGAAAAGTACCCGGGCCAGCTTTCGGGCGGCCAGCAGCAGCGCGTGGCGATCGCCAGGTCGCTCTGTATGAACCCCAAGATCATGCTCTTCGACGAGCCGACCTCGGCGCTCGATCCCGAGATGATCAAGGAGGTGCTCGACGTCATGGTCGACCTCGCCGAATCGGGCATGACCATGATCGTGGTGACCCACGAGATGGGCTTCGCCAAGACCGTGGCCAACCGCGTGATCTTCATGGACGGGGGCGAGATCATCGAGCAGAACGAGCCCGACGAGTTCTTCAACAACCCCCAGAGCGATCGCACCAAGATCTTCCTCAGCCAGATCCTGCAGCATTAA
- a CDS encoding amino acid ABC transporter permease codes for MAADEQLIAAGTTPARAPLWRDAKIRSLFYQALTLILLAAGIGYLAYNTVTNLEQRGIASGFRFLEHPTGFGVLFTLIEYSEASTYGRAYIVGIVNTLFVSAIGVVLATILGVTMGVARLSSNWLVAKLATVYVEVVRNIPLLLQILFWYGVFQQLPSLRQSVNFGDAIFINLRGIYLPRPIFESGAEWILAALIVGILATIGMTKWAHRRQDLTGQQFPLFQASVALIVGLPVLAALVTGLPVSFDYPELKGFNFRGGMVILPELMALALALTVYTAAFIAEAVRAGIQAVSRGQTEASYSLGLRPGPTLRLVVFPQALRVILPPLTSQYLNLTKNSSLAPAIAYPDLVHIFAGTVLNQTGQAVECIVLTMAVYFTISLLISAFMNWYNRRIALVER; via the coding sequence ATGGCTGCGGACGAACAACTGATTGCGGCTGGCACCACGCCGGCGCGGGCACCGCTTTGGCGTGATGCCAAGATACGGTCGCTGTTCTACCAGGCCTTGACGCTGATATTGCTGGCCGCTGGAATCGGTTACCTCGCCTACAATACGGTTACCAATCTCGAGCAGCGCGGTATTGCCTCGGGTTTCAGGTTCCTCGAGCACCCCACCGGCTTCGGGGTGCTGTTCACGCTGATCGAATATTCGGAGGCGTCGACCTACGGGCGGGCCTACATTGTCGGCATAGTCAACACCCTCTTCGTCTCGGCAATCGGCGTCGTCCTGGCAACCATCCTCGGCGTCACCATGGGCGTGGCGCGACTCTCGTCGAACTGGTTGGTCGCCAAACTGGCCACCGTTTATGTCGAGGTCGTGCGCAACATCCCGCTTTTGCTACAGATACTGTTCTGGTATGGCGTCTTTCAGCAGTTGCCGAGCCTGCGCCAGAGCGTTAATTTTGGCGACGCCATATTCATCAATTTGCGCGGCATATACCTCCCGCGCCCGATCTTCGAGTCCGGTGCCGAATGGATCCTGGCGGCGCTGATCGTCGGCATCCTGGCGACCATCGGGATGACCAAATGGGCCCACCGGCGGCAGGATCTTACCGGCCAGCAGTTTCCGCTGTTCCAAGCCTCGGTCGCCCTGATTGTCGGGTTGCCGGTATTGGCGGCGCTGGTGACCGGGTTGCCGGTTTCGTTCGACTACCCCGAGCTGAAGGGCTTCAACTTCCGCGGCGGCATGGTGATCCTGCCCGAACTCATGGCACTGGCCCTGGCGCTGACCGTCTACACCGCCGCCTTTATCGCCGAAGCGGTGCGCGCCGGTATCCAGGCGGTCAGCCGCGGCCAGACCGAAGCGTCCTATTCGCTTGGGCTGCGGCCAGGCCCGACGCTCAGGCTGGTGGTCTTTCCCCAGGCGTTGCGGGTAATCCTGCCGCCGCTGACCAGCCAATACCTCAACCTGACCAAGAATTCCTCGCTGGCGCCGGCGATCGCCTATCCCGACCTAGTTCACATCTTTGCCGGCACGGTGCTCAACCAGACCGGTCAGGCGGTCGAATGCATCGTGCTGACCATGGCCGTCTATTTCACCATCAGCCTGCTGATCTCGGCCTTCATGAACTGGTATAACAGGCGCATCGCGCTGGTGGAGCGCTAG
- a CDS encoding crosslink repair DNA glycosylase YcaQ family protein, with amino-acid sequence MSLTVTAAQARRLILFLQGLGEAPGRRSQAELLALIERLGYVQLDSIDRLARAHHMILRSRDSGYRPAALHRLQTDRLIFENWTHDAAVIPMAFYPYWRRRFREQAAALAKRWRRWRGRQYEALLDDVRERVRQDGEVMARDFAHTRVRRAGGAFWDWHGGKTALEYLWRTGELAITRREGFQKVYDLAERVIPEHLRNAEPGAQATVDWACAAALERLGLATPGQMAGFWGGLSAAETKAWCRAAVAEGRAEVVQLEGVDGSLQSLFAPAGIAELLAKVPDPPRRLRLLNPFDPVLRDRRRLARVFGFDYRIEIFVPEAERRYGYYVFPLLEGERLVGRIDLVAQRQADALAVRALWLEPGIRFGRGRQRRLEAELERWRRFAGLGSVTWTDGFVKGEG; translated from the coding sequence TTGAGCCTGACTGTCACGGCCGCCCAGGCTCGGCGGCTGATTCTCTTTCTACAGGGCCTGGGCGAGGCGCCAGGCCGGCGTTCGCAGGCCGAGCTGCTGGCCCTGATCGAGCGCCTGGGCTACGTGCAGCTCGATTCCATCGACCGCTTGGCCCGGGCCCACCACATGATCCTGCGAAGCCGCGATTCCGGCTACCGCCCGGCGGCGCTCCATCGCCTGCAAACGGACCGCCTGATCTTCGAGAACTGGACCCACGATGCCGCCGTCATTCCCATGGCCTTCTATCCCTATTGGCGGCGGCGTTTTCGCGAACAGGCGGCGGCCCTGGCCAAGCGCTGGCGGCGCTGGCGCGGGCGCCAGTACGAGGCGCTCTTGGACGACGTGCGCGAACGCGTGCGCCAGGACGGCGAGGTCATGGCCCGCGACTTCGCGCATACCCGGGTGCGGCGGGCAGGTGGCGCCTTCTGGGACTGGCACGGCGGCAAGACGGCGCTGGAATACCTCTGGCGCACCGGCGAGCTTGCCATCACCCGGCGCGAGGGCTTCCAGAAAGTTTACGACCTCGCCGAACGCGTCATCCCCGAGCATTTGCGAAACGCCGAGCCCGGCGCCCAGGCCACCGTCGACTGGGCCTGTGCCGCCGCTCTTGAACGCCTGGGCTTGGCTACGCCGGGCCAGATGGCCGGCTTCTGGGGCGGTCTCAGCGCCGCCGAGACCAAGGCTTGGTGCCGGGCAGCGGTGGCCGAGGGGAGGGCGGAAGTCGTCCAGCTCGAAGGCGTCGATGGATCGCTGCAGTCGCTCTTCGCCCCGGCCGGTATTGCCGAACTGCTGGCCAAGGTTCCCGATCCGCCGCGCCGGCTCAGGCTCCTCAACCCGTTCGATCCGGTGCTGCGCGACCGCCGCCGTCTGGCCCGGGTCTTCGGCTTCGACTACCGCATCGAAATCTTCGTGCCCGAGGCCGAGCGCCGGTACGGCTACTACGTCTTTCCCCTCTTGGAAGGCGAGCGCCTGGTCGGCCGCATCGACCTCGTGGCCCAGCGCCAGGCCGACGCCCTGGCCGTCAGGGCGCTCTGGCTCGAGCCCGGAATCCGTTTCGGTCGGGGACGCCAACGCCGCCTCGAAGCCGAGCTCGAGCGCTGGCGCCGTTTCGCCGGCCTCGGCAGCGTGACCTGGACCGACGGGTTCGTGAAAGGCGAGGGCTGA
- a CDS encoding HigA family addiction module antitoxin: protein MTIERADLDSGKVDFTDVATGRRLPLVHPGEILRADFLGPLEMSVYALAKALKVTRSRINDIARGRRGISADTALRLSRYFGTTAQFWINLQSHYDLEVAQQNLKQIEAEVTPRAA from the coding sequence ATGACCATCGAGCGCGCCGATCTGGATAGCGGAAAGGTTGATTTCACAGATGTTGCAACGGGGCGGCGACTGCCTCTGGTTCATCCCGGCGAAATCTTGCGGGCGGACTTTCTCGGGCCGCTGGAGATGAGCGTCTATGCCCTGGCCAAGGCGCTGAAAGTGACGCGCTCGCGAATCAACGACATCGCCCGCGGCCGGCGCGGCATAAGCGCCGACACGGCCCTTCGGCTGAGCCGCTATTTCGGCACCACGGCGCAATTCTGGATCAACCTGCAAAGCCACTACGATCTCGAGGTGGCGCAGCAGAACCTGAAACAGATCGAGGCCGAGGTAACGCCCCGGGCGGCCTGA
- a CDS encoding amino acid ABC transporter permease: MTVVHTPAPSLPPPTSEIGVLGWLKHNLFSNWYNSVLSVLAIYLIYLVVPPVITWAIIDSNVLGSSKDDCTGGGACWVLVTHRWQQFLYGFYPAEERWRVNLGIFLGFAALFWVLAEGTPWKKYVTLFLCLGYPFVAFFLFAGGYFGLVEVETNKWGGLYLTLVVSGVGISTSLPIGIVLALGRRSDMPVIRMLCVGFIEFIRAVPLITILFMAAIMLPLFLPPGTNFNLLVRVLIGVSLFSAAYMAEVVRAGLQAIPRGQYEGAQALGLNYWKMMGLIILPQALKISIPNIVSSFIGLFKDTTLVLIIGLYDLLNITQLAVTDGKWLGLANEGYFFAGATFWVFCFGMSRYSVYLEHKLHTGH, translated from the coding sequence ATGACCGTCGTTCACACCCCCGCGCCGTCGCTGCCGCCGCCGACTTCAGAAATCGGAGTGCTCGGCTGGCTCAAGCACAACCTGTTCTCGAACTGGTACAACAGCGTGCTCTCGGTGCTGGCGATCTATTTGATCTACCTGGTGGTCCCGCCGGTGATCACTTGGGCGATCATCGATTCCAACGTGCTCGGCTCCAGCAAGGACGACTGCACCGGCGGCGGCGCCTGCTGGGTCTTGGTAACCCACCGCTGGCAACAATTCCTCTACGGCTTCTACCCGGCGGAAGAGCGCTGGCGCGTCAATCTCGGCATCTTTCTCGGCTTTGCCGCGCTGTTCTGGGTGCTGGCGGAAGGTACGCCGTGGAAGAAATACGTGACGCTGTTCCTATGCCTCGGCTATCCGTTCGTCGCCTTTTTCCTGTTTGCCGGCGGCTATTTCGGTCTGGTCGAGGTCGAGACCAACAAGTGGGGCGGGCTCTATCTGACCCTGGTGGTCTCCGGCGTCGGCATCTCGACGTCGCTGCCGATCGGTATCGTGCTGGCGCTCGGGCGGCGTTCCGACATGCCGGTGATCCGCATGTTGTGCGTCGGCTTCATCGAGTTCATCCGTGCCGTGCCGCTGATCACCATCCTGTTCATGGCCGCGATCATGCTGCCGCTGTTCCTGCCGCCCGGCACCAACTTCAACTTGCTGGTCCGCGTTCTGATCGGCGTTTCGCTGTTCTCCGCGGCCTATATGGCGGAGGTGGTGCGGGCTGGCCTGCAGGCGATCCCCAGGGGCCAGTACGAAGGCGCCCAGGCGCTCGGCTTGAACTATTGGAAGATGATGGGCCTGATCATCCTGCCGCAGGCGCTGAAGATCTCGATCCCGAACATCGTGTCGAGCTTCATCGGCCTTTTCAAGGACACCACGCTGGTGCTGATCATCGGCTTGTACGATTTGTTGAACATCACCCAGTTGGCGGTCACCGACGGCAAGTGGCTCGGGCTTGCCAACGAGGGCTACTTCTTCGCCGGCGCCACCTTCTGGGTCTTCTGCTTCGGGATGTCGCGCTACAGCGTCTATCTGGAGCACAAGCTTCACACCGGGCATTGA